ATGTCTAGCATAATAACCTGCATGTGCCAGCACGTGGAATGGCCCTTTATAACAGAGGCGCCTGGGCTGGGGGAGCCAGAGAAGAGCTGGGTCAGCggggagaaaggcagagagaatggCAGAGTCCGGGACCCTGCCCACCGGCTTCGGCGAGCTGGAGGTCCTGGCAGTGGGAACGGTGCTGCTGGTGGAAGGTGAGCCAGGCAGGAGCCGGGGTGGAGCAGGAACTCAGCTGGGTCCCAGAACCCAGACCGCAGCTGCAAAGCTGGCAAGGAGAGGTCCCCAAACCCTACTCCTCTGTGCCCAGACCCATGGGGTCTTCCGATGGCTGCACCTGCGGGATGCAGCACGCAGGCTGGGAAGCCAAGAGAGAGAAGCTGGTCAGGCTCAGGGAGGGAGGAACTTTGAGAAGGGGACGTCTGCGCAGGGCATGACCAAGAACCAGGGCTTTTCATGTCTCTGCAGCCAAGAGAAAGTTGAATCCGCTCCCTGGAAGTCCTGCTAAGAATCTCATATAAGATCAGGCCCCTGGTAGGCTCTGGAGGCagacagctctgccacttgctgtcTGTGTCACTGAAACCAAGACACTTGAGCTCTCTGGCCCTTGGTGCCCTGACGTGCCAAGTGGGTGGCGGTAAAGGTTAGATGGGATCAGGGCATAAAGTGCTGGCCTAGATAGACACCCAGGGTTTTCAGTTCATTCATTCCCTTCCTCTCCAGCCCCACATTACTTGCACCATCTCCATTCCCTTGGCCCTAAGGTCTCCTGCTCTAGGGGTGACCTGGGTCCATGAGGTACCAGGTTCAATCCAGAGCCCCTAAGATGCTCACTGAGGCCAGAGCTGGGCCGGCAGGTGCTGGAGTTGGGCCACAGCCCAAGACTAGGTTGATGGGGGCTGCAGTCCTTGTTCAAAGCAGGTCCAGAGAAATAATCAACACATTTTCTCACCCAAAAAGAACTGACAGTGGAGAGGGAGCCGCAGCCACCAGCCTGGTCCCAGAGACCCTGGATGTCATCGCCTGGTGGCCGAAGCCCCTTTTCCTCTCCACTGGGAACCCTACGGTCTAGCATCTCTCTAGGTCTTCAAACATGCCTTGAAAGTTTACAGCTTGATGGttttgcacgtgctgttccctctTTTTAGAATGCTCTTCCACTCCTTGTTCTCCTAGTGGACGCTCACAGTTTGAATGCAGGATCCTTCCCCATTCCTCTTTAGACGGGAGAAGCCCAGGTGCAGGGAGCATAAGGGGCGGCAAATGAGTGATAAAACTGAAGTTCAAGGTCAAGTCTGTCTACCACTGGAGACCACTCCCTTCAAGCTCACCTCACTGCCTGGTGTCCTGGGAAGCTCCCAGTTCTACGTTGCCACCCCTTAGCCAGTGCTCTCCCTGACGTTTTTCCAGAGCCCTTGGAGAAGGCATTCTGGAATTGGAAAAACCTGATTTCCAGTCCCAGCTCCGCCACTTCCTAGCTGCATACTTAGGGCAAGCTGGccagcatctctgagcctcggcCTCTCTGCAGTAAGTGGGGAGGACAGTGTCCAGGTGAAGACTGACTGGGAGGGAGGACCCAAGTAAAGTGCGCAACACCCTGCCGGGCACGTGATAAGGGCTCAGTGGCTGCCCATGACTGTAATTATTCCGGCACACACCGTGCTGCACTTTAGCGGACTTCTTCCTTGTCTGTCTTCCCATCAGACCGTGCGTTGGTAGAGGGCAGGGTGTACAGCTCGTGGCTTTCGGTACCTGAGGGCCAGCCCACTGTGTAGGGGCTTGGTGAGCTGTACTGAGATGGATGCTGAGGGTTTCGGGGAGGCTGCTGAGGCCCCAGCCACCCCATGGCCCCTCATTCTGAGCCCAGGAGGGCCTCTGCAGCCCCGGTGCCAGCTCTCCCCTTCCTTTCAGCTCTCTCCGGCCTCAGCCTCAATAGCCTGACCATCCTCTGTTTCTGCAAGAACCCGGAGCTGCGGACTCCCAGCCACCTGCTGGTGCTGAGCTTGGCGCTGTCGGACAGTGGGATTAGCCTGAATGCCCTCATGGCAGCCACGTCCAGCCTCCTCCGGTACCTGCCCCCTCCGCAGTCCCTGGGCTCTGGGGCCCGACCTCTGGGCACTGGGCAGCAAGCCAGAGACATTCTGCCTACCTGTAGAAGACGATAGGGGAGAGGGTGGGCAGACTGAACTAGGTTAAATCCGAATTCCAGACTATCCCTGTAGAACCCCAGCCGATTTCTGGAACGCAGGAGTTGCTCGGACCTGACCATCAGAGCTGGCTGACTGCGGGgattaagagcatgggctctgcaACCAGGCTGCCTAGGTTGGAATCCTGACTTCATTATTTCTATCTCTCGGCTTCTCCTGTAAATTGCATATTATTACCTAACCCATATGGTTGTTGGAAGTATTGacttattatttgtaaataacGTAAAACAATGCTTGGCACCTAGGAAGCCATAAATAAGTGTTTGTGAAAGCAAACAGGATTTTGACACGTGTCTAAGACCTTATGTGCAAACCAGGGTCTTCCAAAGTGGCCTCAGAAGGTGTTtactggattgttttcttaagcaGACGGAACATTCCTGTGAAAGCtagagccccacccccaccccaccgctgCCCTCCTATGAACACTCAGAGCTGACCAGTCTGTAGGGTCTGAATCAGTGAGGATTCCTTGCCTTGTTCTCCTCCTACCGCTTCCCAGGACTGGGGAGGGACAACTGAAGCTTCCACCTTGCTTGGCCCATGAGGCTGGGAGTTGGGTGGCCTGGGATTTACCCTCTGTCTTtgtcttcatctgctgtgtgacaTTGGCTCAGTACCTtttcccctctgagcctcaggcaCAAGCTCTCCTCCCAACCAGGTTGTTTCATTTCCTGTGATGCAGGCATCTGATCACCAGGGAGACCCTTCGGTCCAACAGAGGTGCCGTGAAGGACCCTGAGCCTGGAGAGTCGGCATCAGGCTCCACCCCTTCACCACAGCGGCTCCATCTCTaaggccccagtttcctcataggAAAAACAGATACTAAAGCCCTTTTCTAAGGAGTTAGAAGTGCCTTCCAAGCTGCTGCTGAGCAGGTGAGGGAGGAAGACAGGGACGGGGGGAGGGATCACTGGTGCCCCGTGTCTCCCACAGGCGCTGGCCCTATGGCTCAGAAGGATGCCAGGTTCACGGCTTCCAGGGCTTTGCAACCGCGTTGGCCAGCATCTGCAGCAGTGCAGCCATCGCCTGGGGGCGCTATCACCACTACTGCACCCGTATGTCTTCGGGTTCCCACAGTGGAGGGACATCCACCTACTGAGGGTGATCAGGGAGAAGGTCTGCTCAGTGTTTCCCAGTTCAGGGAACTGTGGGTGGGTGTAGGTGACCCTGAGCGTGGGGTGTGGGCACTCaggaaaggaggggtggggagagtgcAGGAGAGGTGTTGAGGCACATGCTGGGAAGGCTGCCTGTGCCCCCACTACAGCCTCAGGCAAGTCAGAGGTCCTCTGTGAACTTAGTCTCCTCCTCTGCAGGATGATTTTTATAACCTACCTcacagttttattttgaaaatcaaatgagatcCTGGATACAGAAAATACCCTTGAAAACAGGCACTGTTGGGAGGCAGAGaggaggcgtgtgtgtgtgtgtatgtgtgtgtgtgtgtgtgtgtgtgtgtaaaactggGCATGTGCCTTCACACCCCACACTTCCATGGAGCCTCTGTCATGCGAAGGCTTCATGAAAATGAGTCTAGCTCCAGATTTTTCAAGCTGTATTGTCAAATTCCACCTTCATAATTATCCATATCAGTGTACCACCtgctgtgttattttttttcttaaaagtgacccgttttaaaaaatttaaacacctGCTTTAGTCTCATTCCAAAAAATATCTGTGAAATCACAACTTTAGTGTCCTTATAATTATAATACacattaaagtaaaaaaacatGTTCACCCATAGACCATTTAGAATAACACTCACCACAGAGATACATAAACATGTATCTGGGGGGCCGTGGCTCAGTTACCACTCACAGCAAACCCCCAGCTTGCAGACTgggaagcagaggctcagagaagttgagtagATTGCCCCGAGTCACACAGGTataggggcagagctgggattgggcATGGCCTGGATGCCTCCAGAGGGAGTCTCTCCCTTTGTCTCCTGGGCTCTGAGTCCTGGAGCTGTGGATTTGCTTGGCACAGAGGCTACTCTGGGGTCCATAGCTAGCATGACCTCAAGACCTGAGCACTTCCCCTTTGGAATCGCAGATCTGCCCTGGCCACAGACACACATGGCCCCCTGCCCTCCACAAATTCACATGCCTCTgtccaggccaaaaaaaaaaaaaaaaggctttgttCTTATCCTAACTCCTATCtgagcccctcccaccccatctgaCCTTGGAGCGCCTCTCCCACCACTTCTACCACATCCCTGTCCCCAAAGCTCCCTCAGACCATcatgcatgcgtgcacacacacacacacacacacgcactctcACATGTGCACACGTGAATGCACACCTTCTCTCGGCCTTAATATAGAGCAGTTAATCCCTGTCACATGGGCCTCTGGATCAAAGCCCTTCCCGTGCTGGAGGGCACAGGCGAGCAGCACGAAaacagggaagagggaaggggggggtgttataataaaaattatctctTTTATTCTTCATAACAATCTTCTGAAGCAGGGAGTATCATTCCCACTTTGtgaaggagaaaactgaggctcagagaaactcTTAATTGCCCAAGGCACTACGCTATTAAGCATTGGAGCCAGCAGTTAGGGACATTCTGCATGACCATAGAGTCCATTATTTTTCACTCTGCCAAGCTATCTCCTCTTCTCAACCACCCTCCTCCTGTGTCCCATGCAGGCAGCCGACTGGATTGGAACACGGCCGTCTCCTTGGTTTTCTTTGTGTGGCTGTCTTCTGCCTTCTGGGCAACACTGCCCCTCCTGGGCTGGGGACACTATGACCGTGAGCCGCTGGGGACATGCTGCACCCTGGACTATTCCAGGAGGGACAGGTGAGGTGAGGGGAGCGGCTTCGAGGCTCCTTTCCATGGGAGTCTTGGCTTTGAGTCTATAGGACAGCAGTGTCAGCTGAAAATCCAAATGGGGACATGTCAGCTTTTGCCAGACAATCTCAACTCCCTAGTCATGATACCCACTAAGGAAAGCCCATTCCAAAGACTGGCCAAGTGATGGGAATGTTATGCAAACTGGGGTACAGATTTGGGCCACAGAAGGGGTCCTATCTGGGGAGCTACTGGCCTGTGTTGGTTATAACATTCACTGAGCTCCAGGACCCCTTTTCCACCTTCAGTACAGTCAGATGTCCCAGCTCTGACTTACCAACTTCTACAGGGAGTCATATCCTTGGTTCGATAGCGTCAAAGAATGTTAAGGTCTTTGCATTGGAAGGGACCTCCTTGGCATAGAGTTCAGTTCTCGGAATTCCTTGAGCGTCTGCTGTGAGCCAAGCCCTGGAGAGACAAGAATAAATGCATGATGGAGCCTACCTTTGTGGGCCACACGTCTAGTATACTGCCAGGTCGACCTGGCTCTGGGGAGTCCGGAGCTCCCTCTAGGGGCTGCCTTGGGGAGGGACCACATGGGCTTCAGCCCCCCTCTTGCTTCCACTAGAGCCACATTGCATTCATCTGCTTTACATGTTTATTCATGTTTACTCATAAAGCACCTGCATTGATGACCGTTTCCCTGGTCAAACCCACTGGAGAACCCTGGGTCTTGTCTAATGCCCTTCAGGGCATTCCCTGCAGGTATTTCCGCAGCTGGTGTCCAGTCCTTCTGGCAGCCCTCCTTCCCACTCCTCCTTAGTGGACAGCACCCAGGTGACATGGGCTCCCCTTCATGAAATGGCAGCCTACCTCCCTGTAACTCCCACCTGCTTCTGGGCAGCTCTCTTGCCTCCCCGTGACCACTACCTTGGACCCCAGGCTCTTCTCTGGTCCCTTcaatgatttcttcagtgatacaaCGTCCAGTCTCATCCACAGGGTCCTTCCAAATCCCTATGCCAAGAACACTCCTTGGATGAGCCTTTCTCATGGTCCACTGACATCTCCATTTGGGAAACACTTTTCCCAAACTAAAGTGTCCCGTTCTCTATGCTTGGGGCACATACAGAGCGCAGGGCTGAGCACATGAACCGCCCAACAGCAAGTTAAAGGAGGACTATCCTTCATTCCAGCTCCCTGGCTCCTAAAGGCAGGTTCCAGGGGGACCTAGTAGCTCTCTGGTTCCGAGGGGAGTTCAGCTGGGACTTGGGAGCACCCACACTCTGAAAACACATCTGATGGGAGCAGTTCCGTGCACCTGACTGTCTAGAGCAAAATCTGGTGGGCTTTCTAGGGTAGCTGATCGTCTCAGAGAGGCAATCTTGACTCCTCCATCCCCTCTGTCTGCAGAAACTTCACCAGCTTCCTCTTCACCATGGCCTTTTTCAACTTCCTCCTGCCCCTCTTCATCACAGTCATATCCTATCGGCTCATGGAGCAGAAACTCGGGAAGACTGGCCGTCCTCCGGTAAGGATCAACACCTAGAGCAGGAGAaatctctctgtccctctcaggGACACCAGGGAACATGAATGATGTGACAACAACCAGGGGTTCTCTGTGTTTTCAACGATCAGGAAAGAAATCCAGCTTTCGTACATTGAGCATATGGGGTGTTAGGGCAGAAACACACCTTCCCCATTGCTGGGGATCACCAAGACCTGGGAGGAAGTATCAGAACTGCTCAGACTTACCCAGACCCCGTAACTCTGAGAGCCAGGGTGCCCTACCGGACACCATCCTTGCTGTTACACTTGCTCCTTCCCAAGAATGTGAGGGTTGGCACAAAATTACATGCATTTTAAATGCTACTTGTAAATTGCTTCAAGATGTTTCATTGAATCACAGGCACAGGCTGTTACCCACAACATAAAACCACACCTGAAAGCACATTTGTCCAAGAAAAACAATGCATCAAAATAAGCCCTCCTGGTCATTTCTCAATTTCTGCATTAATATTCTCTTGCCACGATTTTCCTTTAACTTTATCAACTGAACAGTCTCTAGCAGATGAGTCATAAGAAGTACCAAAaactcagaaacaaaacaaaccaaaaaacccaggtACTAATGTTACTTCATGTGCattatgtcatttcatttttGCACCCACTCCCCGAGGAAGGAAGGTTTTACTGTCCCTAGGTCACAGATTAGAAATTTGAGGCTGAAAGGGGTTATTAGCTAAACAACTCAAAAGCCATGCAATTAGTAATATCAGAGTtggatcaaacccaggtctgggACTCCACCACTCAAGTGGGCAATCGTAGTGCATAAAAGAAACACTCTCTGCCACAATctgccacattttttttctttgaattggaAAAGCACTGTA
This window of the Orcinus orca chromosome 14, mOrcOrc1.1, whole genome shotgun sequence genome carries:
- the RGR gene encoding RPE-retinal G protein-coupled receptor isoform X1; the encoded protein is MAESGTLPTGFGELEVLAVGTVLLVEALSGLSLNSLTILCFCKNPELRTPSHLLVLSLALSDSGISLNALMAATSSLLRRWPYGSEGCQVHGFQGFATALASICSSAAIAWGRYHHYCTRSRLDWNTAVSLVFFVWLSSAFWATLPLLGWGHYDREPLGTCCTLDYSRRDRNFTSFLFTMAFFNFLLPLFITVISYRLMEQKLGKTGRPPVNTVLPARTLLLGWGPYALLYLYAAVADVTSISPKLQMVPALIAKAVPTVNAINYALGSEMVHRGIWQCLSPQKRERDREQ
- the RGR gene encoding RPE-retinal G protein-coupled receptor isoform X3 is translated as MAESGTLPTGFGELEVLAVGTVLLVEALSGLSLNSLTILCFCKNPELRTPSHLLVLSLALSDSGISLNALMAATSSLLRRWPYGSEGCQVHGFQGFATALASICSSAAIAWGRYHHYCTRSRLDWNTAVSLVFFVWLSSAFWATLPLLGWGHYDREPLGTCCTLDYSRRDRNFTSFLFTMAFFNFLLPLFITVISYRLMEQKLGKTGRPPVPALIAKAVPTVNAINYALGSEMVHRGIWQCLSPQKRERDREQ
- the RGR gene encoding RPE-retinal G protein-coupled receptor isoform X2 yields the protein MAESGTLPTGFGELEVLAVGTVLLVEALSGLSLNSLTILCFCKNPELRTPSHLLVLSLALSDSGISLNALMAATSSLLRVSHRRWPYGSEGCQVHGFQGFATALASICSSAAIAWGRYHHYCTRSRLDWNTAVSLVFFVWLSSAFWATLPLLGWGHYDREPLGTCCTLDYSRRDRNFTSFLFTMAFFNFLLPLFITVISYRLMEQKLGKTGRPPVNTVLPARTLLLGWGPYALLYLYAAVADVTSISPKLQMVPALIAKAVPTVNAINYALGSEMVHRGIWQCLSPQKRERDREQ